One window of Macrococcus sp. 19Msa1099 genomic DNA carries:
- a CDS encoding sugar efflux transporter → MKRVCSMFRDLLTIKNYKLFLINMILLGMALAITVPFFVLYATQELGMTRGLYGVMMALFALAGFMVNTIVARFSDRANFNRKYMIMFSVMMAAIAFSTYFYIDNPVVFIMIYVFFGGMGAPAMPQLYASARESINVSASSKNAVFANTLLRSMFSFGFLFGPLVGTVLLKKFGFSGIFGGTILLYIIVLLSFLFFYKEVKVEKPAHAKGHIEPVAPNLLKDTYLLIPFLAFVFLHIGQWMYTLNMPLFVTEFLNADEANVGYLASLCAGLEVPFMIILGILASRFQTRTLLMIGAVFGGGYYLSIGLFDSVTAMLIGQIGLAFFLAILLGLGISYFQDILPDFPGYASTLFSNAMIAGQLLGNLLGGVMSDVVGLGNVFYVSSSFVLIAFILLIFTKPIKMEDLA, encoded by the coding sequence ATGAAAAGAGTGTGTTCAATGTTTCGAGATCTTCTCACAATTAAAAACTATAAATTATTTCTTATCAACATGATTCTGCTTGGTATGGCTTTAGCGATTACAGTGCCGTTTTTTGTCCTGTATGCAACTCAGGAACTCGGAATGACACGAGGATTATATGGTGTTATGATGGCGTTGTTTGCCTTGGCTGGATTTATGGTCAACACAATTGTTGCAAGGTTTTCTGATCGGGCGAACTTTAATCGTAAGTATATGATCATGTTTTCAGTAATGATGGCTGCAATCGCATTCAGTACGTATTTCTATATCGATAATCCTGTCGTTTTCATCATGATATATGTGTTTTTTGGGGGTATGGGTGCGCCTGCTATGCCACAGCTCTATGCATCAGCACGAGAAAGTATCAATGTGTCAGCTTCAAGTAAAAATGCTGTATTTGCGAATACACTCCTTCGTTCTATGTTTAGCTTCGGTTTCTTGTTCGGACCGCTCGTTGGGACGGTCTTGCTTAAGAAGTTTGGATTTTCTGGAATATTTGGTGGCACAATTCTGCTTTATATTATCGTATTACTGTCGTTCTTATTCTTTTATAAAGAGGTTAAAGTGGAAAAACCAGCGCATGCTAAAGGCCACATTGAACCAGTTGCACCAAACCTTTTGAAAGATACGTACTTGCTTATCCCGTTCCTTGCTTTTGTATTCTTACATATTGGACAATGGATGTATACGCTGAACATGCCTTTATTCGTAACAGAATTCTTAAATGCAGATGAAGCGAATGTTGGTTATTTAGCAAGTTTATGTGCAGGACTTGAAGTTCCGTTTATGATTATTCTAGGTATACTAGCAAGCAGATTTCAAACGCGTACATTATTGATGATTGGTGCAGTATTTGGTGGAGGCTACTATCTTTCAATCGGTTTATTTGACAGTGTGACAGCGATGCTCATCGGTCAAATTGGTTTAGCGTTCTTCTTAGCCATACTGCTAGGTTTAGGAATCAGTTACTTTCAGGATATATTGCCGGACTTTCCAGGATATGCATCGACATTATTTTCTAATGCGATGATTGCAGGACAATTACTCGGCAACCTACTTGGTGGAGTCATGAGTGACGTTGTAGGACTTGGAAATGTATTTTATGTATCTTCGTCATTCGTATTAATTGCATTTATTTTATTAATATTCACGAAACCCATAAAGATGGAGGATTTAGCATGA
- the pflB gene encoding formate C-acetyltransferase, whose amino-acid sequence MFKEETKRTNAWEGFKSGKWNKRVDVREFIQLNYTLFEGKDEFLAGPTEATKKLWEQVMQLSKEERERGGMWDMDTKVVSSITSHDAGYLDKDLETIVGVQTEKPFKRSMQPFGGIRMTKAACESYGYELDAETERIFTDYRKTHNQGVFDAYSKEMLACRKAGVITGLPDAYGRGRIIGDYRRVALYGVDFLMKEKHKDFHNLSSVMSEDIIRLREEVSEQYRALNELKQLGEIYGFDLSRPAETFKEAVQWTYLAYLAAIKEQNGAAMSLGRVSTFLDIYAERDLKAGTITEMEVQEIIDHFIMKLRLVKFARTPDYNELFSGDPTWVTESIGGVGIDGRPLVTKSSFRFLHSLDNLGPAPEPNLTVLWSTRLPENFKKYCAKMSIKTSSIQYENDDLMRESYGDDYGIACCVSAMKIGKQMQFFGARANLAKTLLYAINGGIDEKSGAQVGPNFAPITDEVLDYDTVYKQFDQMMEWLAGVYINSLNVIHYMHDKYSYERIEMALHDTEVIRTMATGIAGLSVAADSLSAIKYAKVKTIRDENGLVVDFETEGEFPQYGNNDPRVDDIAVELVESFMAKLRKHKTYRDSEHTMSVLTITSNVVYGKKTGNTPDGRKAGEPFAPGANPMHGRDTKGALASLSSVAKLPYDCCKDGISNTFSIVPKSLGKEDDAQQSNLVAVLDGYAMQHGHHLNINVFNRETLLDAMEHPEEYPQLTIRVSGYAVNFIKLTREQQLDVISRTFHEKM is encoded by the coding sequence ATGTTTAAAGAAGAGACAAAAAGAACAAATGCTTGGGAAGGGTTCAAATCAGGTAAATGGAACAAACGCGTTGATGTGCGTGAATTTATTCAACTGAACTACACACTTTTTGAAGGTAAAGATGAATTCTTGGCTGGTCCTACTGAAGCTACGAAAAAACTTTGGGAACAAGTGATGCAGTTATCAAAAGAAGAACGCGAACGTGGTGGTATGTGGGATATGGACACTAAAGTTGTATCTAGCATTACTTCTCATGATGCTGGATATTTAGACAAAGACCTGGAAACAATCGTTGGTGTTCAAACTGAAAAACCTTTCAAACGTTCAATGCAGCCGTTCGGTGGGATTCGTATGACGAAAGCAGCTTGTGAGTCGTATGGTTATGAGTTAGATGCCGAAACTGAACGTATCTTCACAGATTACCGTAAGACACATAACCAAGGTGTGTTCGATGCTTACTCTAAAGAAATGTTAGCTTGCCGTAAAGCCGGCGTTATCACTGGTCTTCCAGATGCTTACGGTCGCGGCCGTATTATCGGTGACTATCGTCGCGTCGCTTTATACGGTGTGGATTTCTTAATGAAAGAAAAGCATAAAGATTTCCATAACTTATCTAGTGTGATGAGCGAAGATATTATTCGTTTACGTGAAGAAGTATCTGAACAGTACCGTGCATTAAACGAATTGAAACAGTTGGGTGAAATATACGGATTTGATTTAAGCCGTCCAGCTGAGACCTTCAAAGAAGCTGTTCAATGGACTTACCTTGCATACCTTGCTGCAATTAAAGAACAAAACGGTGCAGCAATGAGTTTAGGTCGTGTATCTACATTCTTAGATATTTACGCTGAGCGTGATCTTAAAGCGGGTACCATCACTGAGATGGAAGTTCAGGAAATTATCGACCACTTCATTATGAAGTTGCGTTTAGTTAAATTTGCACGTACACCAGACTACAATGAATTATTCTCTGGAGATCCAACTTGGGTAACAGAGTCTATCGGTGGGGTTGGTATTGATGGCCGTCCACTTGTAACGAAAAGTTCATTCCGTTTCTTACATTCATTAGATAACTTAGGTCCAGCACCAGAGCCAAACTTAACTGTACTTTGGTCTACGCGTTTACCTGAAAACTTTAAGAAATACTGTGCTAAGATGAGTATTAAAACAAGCTCAATCCAATACGAAAACGATGATTTAATGCGTGAGAGCTACGGTGACGATTATGGTATCGCCTGTTGTGTATCAGCGATGAAGATTGGTAAACAAATGCAGTTCTTCGGCGCTCGTGCGAACTTAGCAAAAACATTGTTATACGCTATTAACGGTGGGATTGATGAAAAGTCTGGCGCTCAAGTAGGTCCAAACTTTGCACCGATTACTGATGAAGTCTTAGATTATGACACTGTATACAAACAATTCGATCAAATGATGGAATGGTTAGCTGGCGTATATATTAACTCATTGAATGTTATTCACTATATGCATGATAAATACAGCTACGAAAGAATTGAAATGGCGTTACATGATACTGAGGTCATTCGTACGATGGCTACAGGTATCGCTGGTCTTTCAGTTGCAGCTGACTCATTATCAGCTATTAAATACGCGAAAGTAAAAACAATCAGAGATGAAAACGGACTTGTTGTCGACTTCGAAACTGAAGGTGAATTCCCTCAATACGGTAACAACGATCCACGTGTTGATGATATCGCAGTTGAACTTGTAGAATCATTTATGGCAAAACTTCGCAAACATAAAACATATCGTGATTCAGAGCATACAATGAGTGTGTTAACAATCACTTCAAACGTCGTATACGGTAAGAAAACAGGTAACACACCTGACGGACGTAAAGCAGGAGAACCTTTCGCGCCTGGTGCGAACCCAATGCATGGTCGTGACACTAAAGGTGCACTTGCATCATTATCATCAGTAGCAAAATTACCATATGACTGCTGTAAAGATGGTATCTCTAATACGTTCTCTATCGTACCGAAATCTTTAGGTAAAGAAGACGATGCACAGCAATCTAACCTAGTTGCAGTATTAGATGGATATGCGATGCAGCATGGTCACCATTTAAACATTAACGTGTTCAACAGAGAAACTTTACTCGATGCAATGGAGCATCCAGAAGAGTATCCACAGCTTACAATCCGTGTATCAGGATATGCAGTAAACTTTATTAAATTAACACGTGAACAGCAACTAGACGTTATTTCCAGAACATTCCACGAAAAAATGTAA
- a CDS encoding cupin domain-containing protein, translating into MKYKILHTPTSPSTPNHMILPVIIYNTEESHFETRFKNNAWHNIWTNGVFDYHHFHPNQHEVLGVKSGRATLLIGGENGQNIEVTQGDVLLLPAGYGHKKLEQSDDFTIVGAYPDTTAAQTLTSYENINEVNKIINTVPLPDTDPVGGSTGPMFKEWHNIYQCSTVRGG; encoded by the coding sequence ATGAAATATAAAATATTACACACACCCACATCCCCTTCTACACCCAACCATATGATTCTGCCGGTAATTATATATAATACAGAGGAAAGTCATTTCGAAACACGCTTTAAAAATAATGCATGGCATAATATATGGACCAATGGTGTATTTGATTATCATCACTTCCATCCCAACCAGCATGAAGTCCTTGGGGTAAAAAGTGGTCGTGCCACACTATTAATCGGTGGGGAGAACGGCCAAAATATTGAAGTTACACAAGGTGATGTTCTATTATTACCAGCGGGTTACGGTCATAAAAAATTAGAACAAAGTGACGATTTTACTATTGTAGGTGCATATCCAGATACAACAGCAGCACAAACATTGACATCTTATGAGAATATAAATGAAGTAAACAAGATCATCAATACTGTACCATTACCTGACACCGACCCTGTAGGTGGAAGTACAGGCCCGATGTTTAAAGAATGGCATAATATTTATCAGTGCAGTACAGTCAGAGGTGGCTAA
- a CDS encoding DinB family protein, with protein MFRSKNDFITQYRQEGETTLACIRELTDESLTQAVTELDRTLGELTWHIVQSLGGFAERAGISVEGANYSSSMPETKAEILEEAEKIVNNTLAAYEASLTDENLNDDVDFFGHNLAKGALLYSNITHLAHHRGQMTVLMRQAGLKVPGIYGPSRDSE; from the coding sequence ATGTTTCGTAGCAAAAATGATTTTATTACCCAGTATCGTCAGGAAGGTGAAACGACTCTCGCCTGTATAAGAGAATTAACAGATGAATCTTTAACACAAGCGGTAACTGAACTAGATAGAACGTTAGGAGAGCTTACCTGGCATATCGTTCAAAGTCTCGGTGGGTTTGCAGAACGCGCAGGTATTTCAGTAGAAGGTGCGAACTATAGCTCTTCTATGCCAGAAACGAAAGCGGAGATTTTAGAGGAGGCAGAGAAGATAGTTAACAATACGTTAGCAGCCTATGAAGCTAGCCTAACAGACGAGAATTTGAATGATGATGTTGATTTCTTTGGACATAATCTCGCTAAAGGTGCTTTACTTTATTCAAATATTACACACTTGGCTCATCATAGAGGACAGATGACAGTATTGATGAGACAAGCGGGTCTTAAAGTCCCTGGCATTTATGGGCCATCACGAGACAGTGAATAA
- the pflA gene encoding pyruvate formate-lyase-activating protein, protein MIKGHIHSIESLGTVDGPGLRYILFTQGCLLRCQFCHNPDTWEIGTPSREVTAEEMVAEIVPYLPYFNASGGGVTISGGEPLLQLPFIEQLFKQLKAEGIHTCIDTSAGCFNETPAFMNHFDPVQENTDLFLLDIKHIDNEKHLSLTGKPNTHILKFARMLSDRKQPVWIRHVLVPGVTDDKDDLIKLGQFINSLENVEKFEILPYHQLGVHKWEALGIKYPLEDVEAPTDDAVNLAYEYVDFQGKTPLNA, encoded by the coding sequence ATGATTAAAGGACATATTCATTCAATCGAGAGTTTAGGAACAGTTGACGGACCAGGGTTACGCTACATCTTATTTACGCAAGGATGCCTACTGCGTTGTCAGTTCTGTCACAATCCTGATACTTGGGAGATTGGTACACCATCACGTGAAGTGACAGCAGAAGAAATGGTTGCAGAAATTGTTCCTTACCTCCCCTACTTCAATGCATCAGGCGGTGGCGTAACGATCAGTGGCGGAGAGCCGCTGCTCCAGTTACCATTCATAGAACAATTATTTAAACAATTAAAGGCAGAAGGTATCCATACTTGTATCGATACATCAGCAGGATGTTTTAATGAAACTCCCGCTTTTATGAATCACTTTGATCCTGTACAAGAAAATACAGATTTATTCTTACTCGATATTAAACATATCGATAATGAGAAACACTTAAGTTTAACCGGAAAACCCAATACCCATATACTAAAATTTGCCCGTATGTTATCAGATAGAAAACAGCCCGTATGGATTAGACACGTGTTAGTGCCAGGTGTTACTGACGATAAAGATGATCTCATCAAGCTGGGTCAGTTCATCAATAGTCTAGAAAATGTTGAAAAGTTCGAAATCCTCCCGTACCACCAGCTTGGTGTTCATAAATGGGAAGCACTTGGTATTAAATATCCGTTAGAAGACGTTGAAGCACCAACGGATGATGCTGTAAATCTCGCATATGAATATGTTGATTTCCAAGGTAAAACTCCCCTAAATGCTTGA
- a CDS encoding DNA-binding protein, which translates to MKKLILLSILFLTGCTQPAQFYDGQADVLFDAAHGQTAGEADWVIDGAFSSFNDVIRDMDYKTVSTDYDTTLTYEKLKQYKAVIIPEPNIPFKVEEQEAIQRFVGEGGSIMMIADHYNADRNLNRFDSSEIFNGYRRGAFDDITKGLSHDEKQSERMQNVKGSDFLSDTFGVRFRYNALNNVRIDADSAYDAFGLLDNVQSINMHAGSTIAITNPKIAKGIIYPGKLSQNDRWPHAVDQGIYTKGGKDEGAFVAISKYKKGKAVFIGDSSIVEDETPKYVREDNGNTKRTYDGIEEASHKVLLKNLVTWMMKPEAYTTLEGKVTSDQKTPLLRMEVPQQSKEPKQEPWGQPGHGYKWYDPTTFEQGSFGADSNKRVENKSVTKKSEPLEIQAPSSVYPGDYIKIDIYSQKQMKDVAIELIDSDGRQVGLFNGRPPGKSDTYNMSAKDNRFHCYFNGKIAREAVHSVTIKVYVKEQMIHIERIDINS; encoded by the coding sequence ATGAAGAAGTTGATACTTTTATCCATATTGTTTCTCACGGGATGCACGCAGCCAGCACAGTTTTATGATGGACAAGCTGATGTCCTATTTGATGCTGCACATGGACAGACTGCAGGTGAAGCAGATTGGGTGATTGACGGTGCTTTCTCTAGTTTCAATGATGTAATTCGTGATATGGATTATAAAACAGTGAGCACTGATTATGACACGACATTAACATATGAAAAATTAAAACAGTACAAAGCAGTCATTATACCTGAACCTAATATTCCCTTTAAAGTTGAAGAACAGGAGGCTATTCAACGTTTTGTCGGTGAAGGGGGGAGTATTATGATGATTGCTGACCATTATAATGCGGATCGAAATTTAAATCGATTTGACTCTTCAGAAATATTCAATGGATATCGAAGGGGCGCATTTGATGATATTACAAAAGGATTATCACACGATGAAAAGCAATCAGAGCGTATGCAGAATGTGAAAGGTTCAGATTTTCTTTCAGATACATTTGGTGTACGTTTTAGATATAATGCCCTCAATAATGTCAGGATTGATGCAGATTCAGCATACGATGCTTTCGGTCTTCTGGATAATGTGCAAAGTATCAACATGCACGCAGGCAGTACAATAGCAATTACGAACCCTAAAATCGCAAAAGGAATTATCTACCCAGGCAAACTATCACAAAATGATCGCTGGCCGCACGCGGTTGACCAAGGGATATACACAAAAGGGGGTAAAGATGAAGGCGCCTTCGTAGCGATCAGTAAGTATAAAAAAGGAAAGGCTGTCTTTATCGGTGATTCTTCGATAGTAGAAGATGAAACACCAAAGTATGTACGTGAAGACAACGGTAATACGAAGAGAACGTACGATGGTATTGAAGAAGCGAGTCATAAAGTACTGCTCAAAAATTTGGTTACCTGGATGATGAAACCTGAAGCTTATACTACATTAGAAGGTAAAGTGACGTCAGATCAGAAGACGCCCCTATTAAGAATGGAAGTTCCACAGCAATCTAAGGAACCAAAACAAGAACCTTGGGGACAACCTGGCCACGGTTACAAGTGGTATGACCCTACTACTTTTGAACAGGGGAGTTTCGGTGCAGATTCAAATAAACGAGTAGAGAATAAGTCCGTTACAAAGAAATCTGAGCCACTTGAAATACAGGCGCCATCATCCGTTTATCCGGGAGACTATATCAAGATCGATATATATAGTCAAAAGCAGATGAAAGATGTTGCAATCGAACTCATAGATAGTGATGGAAGACAGGTTGGATTATTTAACGGTCGTCCACCAGGGAAATCTGATACATATAATATGAGCGCAAAAGATAATCGCTTTCATTGCTATTTTAATGGTAAGATTGCAAGAGAAGCAGTGCATTCAGTTACGATTAAAGTGTATGTGAAAGAACAGATGATACATATTGAGCGTATAGACATAAATAGCTGA
- a CDS encoding sodium:proton antiporter, with protein MENFIVILSLVLAVIISTVIHFYIPKVPLAFIQIAIGMLIFLTPIPLNVDFEPELFLIGIIAPLLFLEGYTVSRLYMIKYLKPIILMALGLVFTTVIGLGYITHSMIPFLPMAACFALAAIICPTDAVAVQAIAQDKKLPRGLMTILEGESLLNDAAGILSFNIAIVALTTGVFSVTGSITQFFISSLGGLVVGLFIGLIFVQIRILLVRKGFENEYIYILIQLLTPFVIYMAAESIHVSGIIAAVVGGIIHGIERDRLSQATTRLQLGYNNTWGLLSTVLNGFVFTLLGYLIPQVTLSLTEHDEKSIFSTMIYTLVIALLVYIFRFIWVFVLYNKFYIPESRFEKVLKHEDIDKFDKRPNRFKYALIATVCGVHGTISMAIALTIPVEIMNGEYFNYRDNLLFITAGVVVISLVVAQIFLPLLTPKAEDNSVDSHLDFREAYILIKEFGMKYIHKQTTPENSMIAGNLIRQYTMQVGFYSEVSDREYNPKEFDRLHAIALETEMKTLDELVENDEITQSAFNNYVQYIERTKIFASTSFFRRMVFLIRMHGKRKAFENRLNQSSSLSLKNSLLEIQKIASRVHYNVVQRLSEEISRENRIEVALVSDNYLNRVNQIKRNATNETIDDDETLFALDVLAVEKDMVARLVKKAKISREVAVELRQALNYDEMMLLDTED; from the coding sequence TTGGAGAATTTTATCGTAATACTCAGTTTGGTACTTGCAGTTATCATTTCCACCGTGATTCATTTTTACATCCCTAAAGTTCCGCTCGCTTTTATCCAGATAGCTATAGGGATGCTCATTTTTTTAACACCTATCCCTCTAAATGTAGATTTTGAACCGGAACTCTTTCTAATTGGTATTATCGCACCATTACTATTTCTTGAAGGTTACACTGTATCCAGGCTATATATGATTAAATATTTAAAACCAATTATATTGATGGCGCTAGGCCTTGTCTTCACAACTGTAATTGGTCTGGGATACATTACACATAGTATGATTCCATTTCTACCGATGGCTGCATGCTTTGCACTCGCTGCAATTATTTGTCCGACTGATGCGGTGGCAGTTCAGGCGATTGCACAAGATAAGAAACTCCCGCGTGGACTGATGACGATTCTTGAAGGAGAATCTTTACTGAATGATGCAGCGGGGATATTAAGTTTTAATATCGCGATTGTCGCTTTAACGACAGGTGTATTTAGTGTCACAGGTTCGATCACACAGTTCTTTATCTCTTCATTAGGTGGTTTAGTTGTGGGTCTGTTTATAGGATTAATCTTTGTACAGATTAGAATCCTTCTGGTTAGAAAAGGGTTTGAAAATGAATATATTTATATATTAATACAGCTCCTTACACCTTTTGTCATTTACATGGCTGCTGAAAGTATTCACGTTTCAGGTATTATTGCAGCTGTAGTTGGCGGAATCATCCATGGAATTGAACGAGATAGGTTATCTCAAGCGACGACACGTTTGCAACTTGGGTATAACAATACATGGGGATTACTCTCTACTGTTCTGAATGGCTTTGTCTTTACATTGCTAGGGTATTTAATCCCTCAAGTTACACTTTCGCTGACTGAACATGATGAAAAAAGTATTTTTTCAACAATGATATACACGCTTGTAATCGCATTACTTGTTTATATTTTTAGGTTTATATGGGTATTTGTACTCTATAATAAGTTTTATATTCCAGAAAGTCGTTTTGAAAAAGTGCTAAAGCATGAAGATATTGATAAATTTGATAAGAGACCCAATCGTTTTAAGTATGCGTTAATTGCTACTGTGTGTGGTGTGCATGGCACAATCTCTATGGCCATAGCATTGACGATACCAGTAGAAATCATGAACGGAGAGTATTTCAACTATCGCGATAACTTACTATTTATCACAGCAGGTGTGGTGGTCATTAGTTTAGTTGTTGCACAAATTTTCTTACCACTATTAACACCAAAAGCAGAAGATAATAGCGTAGATTCCCACCTTGATTTCAGAGAAGCATATATATTGATCAAAGAATTTGGAATGAAATATATTCATAAACAAACTACACCTGAAAACAGTATGATTGCCGGAAATCTCATACGTCAGTATACGATGCAGGTTGGATTTTATAGTGAGGTAAGTGACAGAGAGTATAATCCGAAAGAGTTTGATAGACTGCATGCGATTGCACTTGAAACAGAAATGAAAACGCTTGATGAACTGGTAGAAAATGATGAGATTACACAGAGTGCATTTAACAACTACGTTCAATATATCGAAAGAACAAAGATATTCGCCTCGACAAGCTTCTTCAGAAGAATGGTGTTTTTAATTCGCATGCATGGTAAGCGTAAAGCATTTGAAAATAGATTGAATCAGTCAAGTTCGCTCTCGCTAAAAAATAGTCTGTTAGAAATTCAAAAAATTGCATCACGTGTACACTATAACGTTGTGCAACGATTGTCCGAAGAAATAAGTAGAGAGAATCGGATAGAAGTTGCGCTTGTGTCAGATAACTATTTGAATCGGGTAAATCAGATTAAGAGAAATGCCACGAATGAAACGATTGATGATGATGAAACGTTATTTGCGCTTGATGTATTAGCAGTCGAAAAAGATATGGTAGCAAGGCTCGTGAAAAAAGCTAAGATCAGTCGTGAAGTAGCAGTTGAGTTGAGACAAGCATTGAACTATGATGAAATGATGCTGTTGGATACGGAAGACTAG
- a CDS encoding DUF456 domain-containing protein: MMIVLWMVVIISFIAAFVGLVVPMLPGVLLMWVGFFIYHFGINNEELTWFFWIAMAMLTFVTLISDYIAGSYFVKRYGGSRAGEFTAAIGIIIGSFLFPPLGIIIVPFIMVLFVELFIQRDITRAFNASIGSLFGFLTSTVAKFLILIIMVIWFVLDVLI, from the coding sequence ATGATGATAGTATTATGGATGGTCGTCATTATTAGTTTTATCGCAGCATTCGTTGGGCTGGTCGTACCAATGCTGCCAGGTGTGCTGTTGATGTGGGTAGGATTTTTTATCTATCATTTTGGTATCAATAACGAAGAATTGACATGGTTCTTCTGGATTGCGATGGCGATGCTGACTTTTGTTACGTTAATCAGCGACTATATAGCTGGCAGTTACTTCGTCAAAAGGTACGGTGGATCAAGAGCAGGAGAATTTACAGCAGCAATCGGTATCATTATCGGTAGCTTCCTTTTTCCACCGCTCGGCATTATCATCGTGCCGTTTATAATGGTATTATTTGTTGAACTTTTTATCCAAAGAGATATAACAAGAGCTTTTAATGCGAGCATCGGATCGCTCTTTGGATTTTTGACAAGTACCGTCGCCAAGTTTTTAATATTGATTATTATGGTCATCTGGTTCGTACTGGATGTGTTGATATAG
- a CDS encoding GNAT family N-acetyltransferase, giving the protein MKEITSEDPLIEQIAWIHEQIPKSYDSHYVTTELEVKLRTESIRLLMKYNHDRIIIVEKARLSAFIWFHIGEKTHVKSLYVHPDERGKGYAHRLKQYVERLSLAADVHYIYGHVHPDNHAMRRLNHKLGYRADDKLMYKHIEMPYD; this is encoded by the coding sequence ATGAAAGAAATAACAAGCGAGGACCCGCTGATTGAGCAAATTGCATGGATACATGAGCAGATACCGAAATCCTATGATAGCCACTATGTAACGACTGAACTTGAAGTAAAACTCAGGACTGAATCTATACGATTGCTGATGAAATATAATCATGATCGCATCATTATAGTCGAAAAAGCACGATTATCAGCCTTTATCTGGTTTCATATTGGAGAGAAGACACATGTTAAGTCCTTATATGTCCATCCAGATGAACGCGGCAAAGGATATGCACATAGGCTTAAGCAATATGTAGAGAGATTATCATTAGCCGCAGATGTCCACTATATCTATGGACACGTTCATCCGGATAATCACGCTATGAGAAGACTTAACCACAAGCTTGGCTATAGGGCAGATGATAAATTGATGTATAAACATATTGAAATGCCATATGATTAG